The genome window atttttttaataaaatgtaaataaagcaATACCAATTGTCAGAGAATTAGATTGCAATCggtatctaaaaaaaaatagtctaCTAAAAGCagtatatatacacaaaatcaCCAGACAGGGTGGTAACTGATATTTACAGTTAGCATGAAACAGGACAGGTCTTATATTAttgtaaacattaaaatattaaacatatacACGAAAAAATGTGCATACCATAAAATAGCACCTTAGCAATAATAAATAAGATAAAATAGTCTCTTATCTAAACAAATAAGTGGCTTATCTAAAAACCACACCTGATTCCCATTCAATTTGTAACGCTGCATTGTCCAGCATTACCTTTgtttaacataattaaaaacacaaagagGCAAAAGTCTGTATATAATACCATAAAGGGGTTTTGGTAGAATTTACATGAGAatgaacaaaatatatataaaatattcttcatataaaacttttattttgaactgAAGAACAAATTCAAGTTACAACATATCAATAAGCAAACTCTGTTCCCAAAAGGAATTGGTTTAATATGTTTAACTGTACCTTAGTCCATAATAGGTAACTTCTGTTTCCGAAACAATGATAACAACTAACGAAAACAAACGATGCAAGGGGAAAACAAACAACAAGTGTGTTTATAATGTAACTGCATGTCTGTTAAAAGGTGACTGGTATAAAAGACAAATCATACAGCCCAAAATCAATCAACATTACATCAAAGATCAGTTTCAGCGAGGCACAGAATCATCTAACCTTGGCATTACATGTGCTAAATAATGTAGATCGACGTAAAATCATGTAAAGCAGCTAATATAGCTTATAGAGTAACTCCACAGAAGGGGGACATCCTTGAAATGTAGCGTGACGTGGTGATGACATCATTTTAGCATACTTGTTGGTACATTTTCCCTTTGAATATGATCATGTCGTGACATAGCAGTTGCTAGTAAAACAAAAAGTTACGTATTTAACAAAAAAGGCCAAGGAATGTCATGTGTTCACTAAAACCAAATTTCACAATCCTGCAGTCATAACGAAGGTGTTTATTACACCTCTGTGCATTGTTACGGAGAACCTCTAAATGCCTTACAATAAACTTGTTCTGTGCTAATATTCCATTGTGTGAGATATGCATAAAACACTTGATCCTCTGGACCGATATTCctgtaacaaaaacaaaactctACAGTACTCTAGATAGAGAACATGCGAAACATCCAAACACTCGAACAAACAACATTCTGCCATTGCATCTTCTCTTCACAAACCACCGAATGATCTATTCTACCAGACACATACTGTATTACGCCAACAAACATCATCTTTTCTTTCCAAAAATGTGTGGTTTAATGGTAACAAAATCCTTGAAATATTTGCGAAAACCATCATCTTCCCAAAAGTGCAACTATTAGCAACCAAATCCGGTACAGAAGTTCAGATTCACTGTGTTCAGTAGTGCTTTTCCTGCAGGTAATCTTTCATTTTGTTCGGTAAAGGCAATTTCTGGATTAGATCTATTCGCGTGTACTGCCGGATAACAAATCGACACAGGTACTGCAGCGACCGGACCTGCATAAACCTCGAAACAGGATTGGTCAGTCGAACAGGGTAGGTGGCGGACCCCGGTAAGCGTGATCTTGAATAGCAGAACGCTCCGTTCTCCGAATCTTTAATCGAATTATCAATGAGATCCACGATGGACGTGTGGCCTTCGATGTCAGGTTGCTCGTAGAAGCTGAAACTGCCATTGGAGTGTTCGATTCTGGTGTGGAGGGTCTTGCCCTGCGAGCGAAAGCTCAAGCTTAGGAGATACCGGTCGTCGGAACTGTCGCGGACTAAAAAAGAACCATCCAGGAGATTCGTCAGCTTCTCCTCTGCCTCCCATCTTGTAATGGGTCCCCAATACCATCCCTGCTTGGCGAGCTTCTTCAATTCTGCCGTGAGACTGGTAACCACCATGGGCCCGCTGTTCTGCACGGCATCGTAGACCCGCTGCACTCCCGGAGCAGAGTTCGGGTCAAAGTTGAGATGGTGCATGACTCTCTCTGCAACCTGAGCGTGGGTACCGCTGAACCCAGGGAAGCTCCTCTGAAGATAACTGCTGGGCAACGGAGGTAGCAAGGGAGAAAGAGGGGCTTCGAGCCTTGAGCCCTGCAGCAAGACGTTtgcagtgtttaaaaaaagctgGTTCACTGATGACTCCATGAAGATGTCTGGTGACAGGAGATCCTGATCGATAGGCTCCTCGTCAGCATGAAGTGATCTGCATCCCTCTGTCTGTTCAACAACATCCATAGGTGTGGTGCTATCTAAGCAAAAAGAGCGTGAACCCTCCTCATCAGGATAGAGTCCATCATCTAAAGGCATTGTGTACTGAATATAATCCTGAGCTGCAAGACCAAGAACTACAGGCATGTGTTCGTCGATTTCAAGATGCAAGTCGTTGTTCTCAGAGTCTGAATGATGGTCTGGCACACATCTGGTGATTTTCAACGACTCGCTAGATTCTTCAAACAGTCTGTCTCTCCGGAGGTCTAGGAAGTCTTGGCGCACGCTGTCGAGAGACGGGCTCGGATCTGAGGAGTTAATTAACGCGTTCACCTTGACATCCATTTTGATGCACGTCTCCTCCGAGTTTGCTGGTCTGAGAGGCCACGGGGTGGGACTGTAATGGTGACTATGGATGGATGTGGAACGCTGAGATTTCATGTCACTTAGACTAATGGGTGCAGAAGATGAGGAGAAGGTGTCATCATCTATAGAGGATACAGACGGAGAACCACCTTTGACCTTTGGTTTCTGTTTCGCTGACAGTCTCCGTTTCAAGGTGCCCATGAGACCCTCACTCTTAGATCGGACTTTGGATCTCTTTTCGTCCTCATTATCCAAATCGCCGCCGACAAGATCTTTGCTGTAGCATCCTCCAAACAGAGAGTCTTCAGCGGAGAAATTGGCTGCCAGGTCTGGCTGTGAAACGGCATATTCGCTGTCTTCTttgcctttaatgttaaatgACTTCCTTATTGTCTTCAGACTGATCTTCTTCATTCTGAGGGATCCCCCTTAATTTGGAGGGGGATTACGCAAAATGTTCTAGGGATGCGGGAGATGATGAACACTCACACATTGCTAGTTACATAAGGCGCACAACTGCCATACCTACAAAACAGAAAGCACAAAAGATTCACACAATTAACTCAAAAACAGGAACAGGTTTAATATAATCAACATGAAATGACATTCGCAACCTATTTTTCTTCCATAATGTGACGTCTGCATGAAACAAGATATTCAACTAGAAATATGTAGTGGAGGACTAGATTTGATATATATAATACTGGATGGTAAAATACAGTCTCAGTATGGTGGTGGTCATAGACAAGGCCTGAAGAGGGCTTTGAGACTCCTAAGTCTtgaaggattagtcaattttctttaaaaaaatccagataatttactcaccaccatatcatccaaaatgttgatgtcttttttgttcagtcgagaagaaattatgttttttgaggaaaacattccaggatttttctcattttaatggactttaatggaccccaatacttaagttttaatgcagtttaaaattacagtttcaacgcagcttcaaaagactctaaacgatctgaaacgaggcacaagggttttatctagcgaaacgatggtcattttttggcaagaaaaataaaaaatatgcacttttaaaccacaacttctcgtcttcctccagctgtgtgacgagccagcgcgacctcacgtaattgcgtaatgccgtggaaaggtcacgtgttacatttaTGAAGctcacatttgcggaccattttaaacaataaagtgacacaaagacattaattagtatcattccacacaacaacgtctgaacggtcctctttctccacacttgtaaacactggggcgtagtaacgatacgtcatccgtgacctcttgacgtgatgatgtattacgCCAGGTCGCGCTAgcacgtcacaggaccggaggaagatgagaagttgtggtttaaaagtgcatattttttatttttcttgccaaaaaatgacaattgtttgctagataagacccataTGCATCGTTTGAGATTATTtacagtcctttgaaactgcaattttaaactgcattaaaaccctaaagtccattaaaatgagaaaaatcctggaattttttccttaaaatacataatttcttctcgactgaacaaagaaagacatcaacattttggatgacatggtggtgagtaaattatttaattatctAAATTAGAAAATTGACTTATCCTTACAGTtgaattaaaaatgttataCAGTACTTTGCAAAAGTCTTaagccaccatgccagaattagatttgttgtttttgtaatgttaaagtgatcatatataattatttatcagtctctttattagaatacatccagaaaatacaggaaatgtgtatatagtattaaaaactgtataaaaatgtaaactgatgtgtcaagtttttggGGTAAACtcgagcaatagcaggaaactgcaggatctcttaaaattaaataaaattaaatcctaatttctaattttaaagaaatttgtctttaatttacttcattctgcttaaaaacgctcaagatgtttAGTGCCAAgggaggtcacactaaacaccgatgatgtttttttgtacatatttcctgtattctctgtttgtatcttaataaaatacattgacaaaataaatatggatggacattaaaactacTAAAACAataagtctggtggtggtggcctaagacttttgcaaagTACTGTATATTAACATCAATATTTTAGCTTAATGTTTATAGGTGTAGCCTGTAATTTAGGCTTTGAATTTATCCACAATTTTACTTTTCAttgctttgttgttttatacTTTCACATTTTTGAAGTGCAAATGAGAAGGtcaaatgcaaaaccctctaagtgcatctgacatgttttcttgtaaataagcattttttatcaggctcttatgtttatgTTCAATAATTTATCTTTAATGGCAataaaaaggttattagtcagtaattgaaatgccttattttcacaaatgtcactttagtcatttcaatGGTATTTGACAAATTAAACAGTCTTTTGCTACAAAACCCAGTGCATGCATGCAAGATTTTTGGGAAGAACATCCACttctaaaaaaatccacttcttttGACATAGTAAACAAATCTTCCATGCACTTTGCTGAATAATCATTGTGGGCTTTAACAGATTCTTccaacaaaccagcatttgaGAATAACCTGAGAATTAATCGGATTTTAAGTaaaggtatttgatgaacatataatatatgTGCCGAGAGGATTCAGTCAACATAATCAAAtttttttgatggaggtggcgtttagcggcttttgcatctaagctcttGAAATATTACACATAGGGGCAATTTCCCCTAAAcatggtttagattaatccagggcTAGacatttgttatattaagacatttaaatagttttaccAACATACCTTTCAAAAACTAATACTGGTGTGCACCTTAAGACAAAACCATGGcagtgatatatgttaagatatgtcagtgcaagatgtttttaaattacggcatcttaaatatgcattttagtctgggactaagataagccttgtctgggaaaccgccccacaGTCTCTTAATGCGAGGTCATACAATTTTTGAAATATCATGTACAGATTAATCATACCAAAAaccattaaaaaagaaaaaaaaacagggcCCATTGTGATTTcatgttaaaaaaagtaataatcATTCAGATTAATTTTAATGTAGTTACAATATATCACATATGTATGGATCTCATATATAGATTGAGCTGTGCATAATTTAAGTTTAGGCATGTGTATTGCTGTGATATTAATTTGACAGCTAACAGCAAAGTACATTAAGATTTCCTACAAAGCATATTTGGCTATTATTGTGTAAATGTTTATGCATAAATAATTATGTCTGGTGGTTGGCTTACTAGCTCGGACTGAATTTAGCTTGTTTACTGGTTCATTAAATGATTCTCCAGCTCACTATAGCACATTAATATGAATCTGTCACTTTGTAGTTTAGTTATTTTGTTATACACCATAATAAACTCTAAATTTAATACCGTCCTAAACAGCTCGTGTTAGCGTGGCTAATGCTTTAAGAGCTCAATTAGCAGTCAGGCTAACCAACACAGGCCCTGTACATTAAACATCACTGCCGTTTTAATGCTATACAACACTAACCAAACAAAATTAACGGGTTAATATTTAAGCACATAAATGATAACCATACGTTACCTGTCGTGTCTTTTATATACTGTCAACTTACAGCAGATTTCATGTCAGACTCAAGGGTCCGTGGAGCTAAGACATCATATCATGAGACATTACTGCTGCACGGCTAACTGAATAGCTGAGGCTATAAAAACATCAGAGAAACGAGCTCACTTCTCACACAGCCGAGGAAAAACGGACGCTTTATGAATGCGTTTAGGGCTAAACTGATAGCGTGCGGCGTggatgttttaaatgttaagtATATTCAGGATTTAAAACTTTTCTCCAGCTAGCTGCCGTTTCTCTATGCTGTCGTCTCTTTGTTGGCTGTTGCATCATGGGAGTTGGCGAGGGGGAGGATGGGGAGCATCGGATTCATCGCCGTGTGTTTAAGCATCAGAAACCTCACGGTTTGGTTCCCTAAATAAAAACAACGAGAGGTaaataaataacacataaaACCACAATAATATATGAatcacacacacgtacacacttAAGAAGTCAGGAcactatagtaaatattaaactgtattaaattaCACCAGTAATTGCTgcactttgttaatgtatatGCTACTAGTGTAAATTATGATTTAATAGAAGACTCTTGAAAAAAGCCTACCCTGAAATATGTAAACTGGAGTACAATGTGAAAATTTTTTCACCTGTGAAAACACAGATTCTGCAGCATAGGGTAAATAATACCTTATTTTATCTTTGttaaatttatataattttgttgttgtttttaaatatttatactttataatatactgtattttaaCATGTCAGAAATTAGTTTTGAGTTTCAGTGCTAtgcaattataattttatagttttacttagatttatattttaacaatctaCAGTATCTTTCAGTGTATCTTTACCCTCAAAAACAGTCAGAAAgtaaggtacaaaagctgtcactgggatggtaatTTTTTAAAGGATATTTATGAGGTactgtactaatatgcacccatTAGATAAAggtgttctttaaaaaaaatggtaaaGCCCCACCGAGAGCTTTTGTACCGTATTTTTTTTGATTATGTGCTGTTTATAGCATGCTTTTTAATTTCACCAGTAGACTTAAT of Misgurnus anguillicaudatus chromosome 2, ASM2758022v2, whole genome shotgun sequence contains these proteins:
- the socs6b gene encoding suppressor of cytokine signaling 6b, translating into MKKISLKTIRKSFNIKGKEDSEYAVSQPDLAANFSAEDSLFGGCYSKDLVGGDLDNEDEKRSKVRSKSEGLMGTLKRRLSAKQKPKVKGGSPSVSSIDDDTFSSSSAPISLSDMKSQRSTSIHSHHYSPTPWPLRPANSEETCIKMDVKVNALINSSDPSPSLDSVRQDFLDLRRDRLFEESSESLKITRCVPDHHSDSENNDLHLEIDEHMPVVLGLAAQDYIQYTMPLDDGLYPDEEGSRSFCLDSTTPMDVVEQTEGCRSLHADEEPIDQDLLSPDIFMESSVNQLFLNTANVLLQGSRLEAPLSPLLPPLPSSYLQRSFPGFSGTHAQVAERVMHHLNFDPNSAPGVQRVYDAVQNSGPMVVTSLTAELKKLAKQGWYWGPITRWEAEEKLTNLLDGSFLVRDSSDDRYLLSLSFRSQGKTLHTRIEHSNGSFSFYEQPDIEGHTSIVDLIDNSIKDSENGAFCYSRSRLPGSATYPVRLTNPVSRFMQVRSLQYLCRFVIRQYTRIDLIQKLPLPNKMKDYLQEKHY